The sequence below is a genomic window from bacterium.
TCACCGACCTCGCGTACGACGAGCTCAACCGCATCACCGCCATCACCGACCGCAGGGGCGGCGCCGTCGTGGCGAGCGAGCGCTACGTCCTCGACGAGCTCGGCAACCGCATCGGCGTCGAGCGCGAGGACGGGAGCCGGATCGAGTACACCTACGACGCGCTCTCGCGCGTCACCCGCGAGCGTCGTCTCGCTCCCGGGGCGGTGCTGACGGTCGATCTCGTCTACGGCTACGACGCCGCCGGCAATCTCGTCACCGCCGGGCCGGCGGGAGCACCGGCCAGCTTGGCGTACAACGCCAACGATCAACTCACCTCGGGCGGCGGCGTGACCTACACGTACGACGGCGCCGGGCGGCGCGTACGCGAGGCCTGGACGGACATGGGGATGCCGCGCGTCGTCACCTACGAGTGGGACGCGCGCGACCGACTCACCGCGTTCCGCGCCACCACCGGCGCCACCACGACCTACGCCTACGACGGCGACGGCACGCGCGTCGCCAAGGGCGGGGCGGGCGGCGCGATCGAGTATCTGGTCGACCGCCACAACGCCACCGGCTACTCGCAGATCGTGCGCCAGCGCGGCGGGTCGGTCGATCGCAGCTTCGTCTACGGCACGCGCCTGCTGGAGACCTTCGACGGCGGTACGCCGCGCTACCGGCTCTTCAACCACATCGGTTCGACGCGCTTCGACACCGCGCCCGACGGCACGATCGCGGACGCCTTCGACTACGATGCGTACGGCAATGCGTTGGGCGGCGCCGACCCGACCGGCGGGCCGCACCGATTCGCCGGCGAGGAGCTCGATGCCGAGTCCGGCCTCACCTATCTGCGAGCGCGCTACTACGATGCGGCGACGGGCGCCTTCCTCTCGCGGGATCCTCAGCCGGGCGGCGACGGCGACGCGCTGTCGCAGCACCGCTATCTGTATGCCGCCGGCAACCCGGTGAACCGCACCGATCCCTCCGGCCGCTTCACGCTGCCCGAGGCGTTGGTGTCGTCGTATCAGCGCCTGCAGGCGGCCGGACAGAACGTGCTACGGGCCCGACGCGGTCTCAGCCAGGCAAAGGACGTCACGGCGACGACGATGCGCACGCTCGGCGGCGTGCTGGCCATCGACGCCATCCTCGAGGCGATGACCAACAACCGCCGCGTCGAGCGCTGGTTTGGCGGCGGCGCCGCGGCGAATGTGTATCAGCTCGATGAACTCGGCAGCGCCGCGACCGGCGCCGTCGAGATCATCGCCGCCGTCGCACTGGGGCGTGCCGCCATCGACATGCTCAACGGCCGCGAGATCGTCTTCACCATTCAGGGCTTCGGCCTGGTCGCCAGCGGCAGCCCCGGCGACCTCGCGCAGGTGACGCGCAACGAAGGCTATTCGGCGCACTGCGAGAACCGGGTCACGGCCCGCGCCTTCGCGGTGCGGCCGGTGCGGCCCGGGGGGTCGTGGGGCATCCATCTCTGCGCCTCGTTCTTCGGACAGACCCCCATGCCCACGGCCGAGAACCTGACGGCGCAGGGGCGTGCCTCCATGCCCGGCCTGCTGGTGCACGAGTTCATGCACGTCATCTCCAACGAGCGGATCGGCGACCGCACCTACCAGTGCGCGCTGACCTACCAGGACGCGGCGGGCAGATCGCGGGCCGGGGTGGAAGCGAGCGCGCTCGTGCCGGGTGCCAATCTGTTCGTCGCCGACGCCTACCGGTGCTGGGTCGAGGACGCGGCGGTCGGCGCGCCGAACCCCAACACGCCGAACCCCTGGGCTCCCTGAGGCGGCGCACGGGCCGCAGCGGCTCGCCAGCCGGCCGCGTCCGGCGGCGTGGTGGCGCTGGTCGCCATCATCGCCATCCTGGTGGTCGATCGCAGCGAGCCGGAGTACGAGTTGGTGCAGACCCGCCTGCCCAACACCGTGCCGCCGGGCGGCATCCACTGCGCGCCGGCGTGCGCGCCGGATCCCCAGGGGCTGCCGCTGCTCTGCTGGTGAGCGCCGCGCCGGCGGGGCGCGGCCCGCTCAGACGACCGCGCCGACGCGCAGCGGCGGCTCGACGTTGGCCGCCAGCGGGCTGGGCTCGATCCGCGCCTGCTCGTGGCTGCCGAGGGTGAGCACCTCGACGCCGCGCTCGGTGACCAGCAGCGTGTGCTCGAACTGCGCCGAGAGCGAGCCGTCGACGGTCACCGCCGTCCAGCCGTCCCGCAGCACCTGGCAGCGCCAGTCGCCGAGGTTGATCATCGGCTCGATGGTGAACGTCATCCCCGGCAGCAGGCGTTCGCCGCTCCCCGGCTTGCCGTAGTGCAGGATCGCCGGCGCGGTGTGGAACAGACGCCCGATGCCGTGCCCCGAGAACTGGCGCACCACCGAGTAGCCGCGCGGCTCGACGAAGCTCTGGATGGCGTGTCCGATGTCGCCGGTGGTGGCGCCCGGCCGCACCGCCGAGATGCCGCGCCACAGCGCGCGGTAGGTATCCTGCACGAGCTGGCGCGCTTTCGGCGACACCTCGCCGATCAGGAAGGTGCGCGACGCGTCGCCGTGGAAGCCATCGAGGATCGGGGTGACGTCGACGTTGACGATGTCGCCCTCGCGCAGCACCCGTTCGGGATCGGGGATGCCGTGGCAGACGACGTCGTTGACCGAGGTGCAGCAGTGCGCCGGGAAGCCGTGGTAGCGATACGGGGCGCTGACCGCGCCGCGGGCCCGGGTCGCCTCGTCGACCAGGCGGTCGATGTCGGCGGTGCTCATGCCCGCCCGGATCTGCCCCTCGACGAGGTCGAGCAGCTCGCCCGCGAAGCGGCCGGCGGCGCGCATCTTCTCGATCTCGAACGGCCCGAGGGTCGACGCGCCCGGGCGTCGGTCGTCCTTCCGCTTGCGCTTCTTGCGCGTCATAGGAGTCGGCAGGATAGCCGACGCCCGCGAGTTGGCCAACCGGGTCCGTGCACCGGGTCCGTGCCGGGGGGCCGAGGCGTCCGCGTCGGCCCCCCGAGGGACGACACCGCGCCGCGTTGCCGGGGGACGGCCGCTCCGCTAGGCCTGCCCGCCGGGAGGCGCGATGAACTACTGGCTGATGAAATCGGAGCCCGGCACCTACAGTTGGGCCGATCTGCAGCGCGACCGCCGCACGGTCTGGGACGGCGTCCGCAACTTCCAGGCGCGCAACAACCTGCGCGCCATGCGGCCCGGCGACCTGGCCCTGTTCTACCACTCGGTCAACGAGCGCAGCATCCCCGGCGTGGCGCGCATCGCCTCCGCTCCCTATGCCGACCCCAAGGCGCCGGACTGGACGGTGGTGGACGTCGAGCCCGTCCACGCCCTGAAAACGCCGGTGACGCTCGAGCGCATCAAGGCGGAACCGGCGCTGCGCGAGATGGTGCTGCTGCGGCAGTCGCGGCTGTCGGTGCAGCCGGTGCGCAAGGCGGAGTTCGACGCCATCGTGAAGATCGGCGGCCGGCAGCGTTGACGGCCGCCGGCGCGCGGCGGACGCGGGCTGCCAGCCCGCGCTAGACGATCTCGCGCTCGGTGGCGACGAAGAGCGTCGAGCGGCCGAGGTCGATGAAGCGCCGCTCGTCCTCGAGCAGCGCGAGGCTGGCGGCGCGGCCCTGCGGGCTCGCGGTCGCCGCCGCCAGCTCCTCCGCCGAATCCCACCAGAGCTCGGCGACCCCGTCGTAGCCGGGGAGCGCGCCGCGGTTCGCCTGCAGCGCCGCGTCGAGCGCCCCGTCCCCGGCGTGCGACTGCACGTAGCGACGGATCCGCAGCGCCGCCGCGTGCCGCCGCACCAGCGGCCCGTGCGTCTCCAGCCAGTAGCGCTGGAACTCCCCGCGGCTCAGGCGCGGCAGGCGGTGCAGGCAGAAGAGGAGCTTGAGCATGGGAGTGCGCGGGGCGCCATCGCGCCGGCGGCGCCGGCTCAGATCGCCCGTTCCCTGCCCGCCCAGTACGGGTCGCGCAGCTTGCGCTTGTACAGCTTGCCGTTGGGATCGCGCGGCATGCTGTCGACGAAGTCGATCGAGCGCGGCGCCTTGTAGCGGGCGATGTGTTCGCCGCACCAGGCGAGGATCTCCTCGGCGAGCGCCGGGCCCGGCGTGACACCGGGCGCCGGTTCGACCACCGCCTTCACTTCCTCGCCCCAGTCCTCGTGCGGGATGCCGAAGACGGCCGCGTCGGCGATCTTCGGATGCTGGAGAAGCTGCGCCTCGACCTCGGTCGGATAGATGTTCACGCCGCCGGAGATGATCATGTCGATCTTGCGATCGCAGAGGAACAGGTAGCCGTCGGCGTTCAGGTAGCCGATGTCGCCGACGGTGAAGAAGCCGTCGCGCCGGTTGGCCGCCGTCTTGCCATCGTCCTTGTGGTATTTGAAGTCGGCGGCGCCGAGCGCCATGTACACGGTGCCCGGCGCGTCGACCGGACAGGGATTGCCGGCGTCGTCGTAGATGCGGATCTCCGAGCTCGGCCAGGCGCGGCCGACGGTGCCGGGGTAGCGCAGCCACTCCTCGGGCGTCACCAGCGTGCCGCCGCCCTCGCTGGCGGCGTAGTACTCGTAGATCACCGGTCCCCACCACTCGAGCATGCGGCGCTTGACGTCCACCGGACACGGCGCGGCGGCGTGCACCATGTGGCGCAGCGACGACACGTCGTAGCGGCGCTTCACCTCCTCGGGCAGCGCCAGCAGGCGGTGGAACTGGGTCGGCACCATGTGGCTGGTGGTGACCCGATGGCGCTGGATCGCCTCCAGGCACAGCTCCGGCGTCCACTTGTCCATCAGCACCACGGTGTGGCCGTAGTGCAGCGACGAGGCGGCGAACACCAGCACCGCGGTGTGGTAGAGCGGCGAGCCGCAGAGGTGGACGTTGTCGGCGTGCGGCTGGATGCCGAACATGCCGAGGAACATCGCGAACATCGAGCAGACGGCGTCGGGATCGTAGGGCGCCAGCGGCCGCCGCACCCCTTTCGGACGCCCGGTGGTGCCCGAGGTGTAGTTCATCACCTGCCCGGCCACGCGGTCGCCCGGCAGCTCGGCCGACTGCCCCTCGACGAGGCTGGCGAAGGACCGGAAGCCCGGCACCGTGCCGACCGCGTAGCAGGCGCTCTCCGGCAGCCCGGCCTCGCGCGCCGCGCCGGCGCAGATGGCGGCGAAACGCTCGGCGCCGATGAACGCCTTCGCCTCGCAGTCGCCGACGATGTAGCCCACCTCGCCGGCGGTGAGGTGGTTGTTGATCGGCGTCAGGTACCACCCCGACTGCATGGCGGCGAGGTAGGTGACGATCATCGCCGCGCCGTTCGGCAGGCAGGTGGCGACGCAGTCGCCCTGCTGCAGGCCGAGCGCCCGCAACCCGTGCACCAGGCGGTTGGCCTCGGCCAGCAGCTCGCCGGCGCGCCACGCGCGCCCGTCGGGCTCGACCAGCGCCAGGTGCTGGGGGTCGCGCTGGGCGAGATTCCAGAATCCGTACTCTGACATGGGCGGCTCTCCGCGATGCGGCGCGACCGCATCGGTCGCGCCGCACCCTGGGTTGAGACGTGACTACTTGCTGGCCGGCTTCTCAGCCGGCTTCTCGGCCGGGTTCGGGGCCGCGCCCGGGGCGCCCGACGCGCCGGCCGCCGGCTTCTCGATCTCCAGCAGCTCCACCTCGAAGACCAGCGGCGCGCCCGGCTTGATCTTCGGCGGCGCCCCGCGGTCGCCGTAGGCGATGCTCGACGGGCAGATGATCTTCGCCTTGCCGCCGACCTTCATCTTCTGCACCGCCTCGGTCCAGCACGGGATGACGCGGTTCAGCGGGAAGGTCGCCGGCGTGCCGCGCTCCTTCGAGCTGTCGAACACGGTGCCGTCGCGCAGCGTGCCGTGGTAGTGCACCTTCACCGTGTCGGTGGCCTTCGGGCTCTCGCCGTTGCCCGGCGCCAGCTCGAAGAAGATGAGGCCGCTCTCGCTCTTCTGCGCGCCCTTCTCCTTCGCCATCTTGTCGAGGAAGCCCTGGGCGTCCTTCTTCTCCGCCTCGGCCGCCGTCTTGGCCCGATCCTGGGCGAGCTGCTGCAGCTTGGCGCGGTAGTCCTTGAGGTCGATCTGCTCCTTGTTCGCCAGCCCGTCCACCAGTCCCTGCTGGACCAGCTTCACCTCGTCCGGCGTCAGGTAGTAGGGCTGTAGGCTCTGCGACAGCGCGACACCGAGCGCGTAGATCGTCTTCTGTTCGTCGGTGTCCAGTTTCGCCTGGCTGAATGCCGGCGCGGCCAGGCCCAAGACCAGGGCCAGCACGGTGGTGGTGCGGGTGAACATGCATTCTCCTTTCGAGAGTGGGTGGGCGAAGACCAGCCGCCCACGTCTAGCCGAATCCCCCGAGAGCTGCCAAGCGGCGGCGGCGTCCGCGGCGCCTCCAGGTGAGAAGACGAGGAATCCCATCCCGCCGTGCAGCAAAAGGGGCGCTTCGGCCGTGCCTTAGAGAATGGGCGCTGGTAGCGTGAGCGCCACGAAGGAGCCGCCCCTGCCGCCGACCGCCGCCATCCGCCGCCTGCTCGTGTTCGCCGCCACCGTCATCGCCACCCCCGCCCTGGCGACGACCGCCGACGACCTCTGCGCCCCGTCCGCCAATCCCTGCACCATCACCGGCACCAAGACGGTCACCCCCGGCTCGGTCATCGACGTCGGCAGTCGGCGTCTGTCGATCCTCGGCACGCTCAACCTGACCAGCGGCGCCATGACGCTGCGCGCCGGGGAATTCCGCATCGAGAGCGGCGGCAAGCTGCAAGGCAAGGGGACCACCAGCATCGCCGGCGCGACCATCACCGTCGTCGCGGACAGCGTGCTCGCCGCCGGCCGCGCCGACCTCTCCGGCGCTCCCGGCGGCACGCTGATCATCACCAGCAGCGGCCCGCTGATCGTCACCGGCAGCATCGACGCGTTCAGCAACGCCCAGAGCGGCGGCGCGGTCAGCCTCACCGGCACCGACGTCACCATCTCCGGCAGCGTCGACGTGCACGGCGGACCGGACAGTTTCGGCGGCGACGTGAAGGTGATCGCCAGCGGCAGCCTCTCCCTCGGCGGCAGCCTGACGGCAACCGGCGGCGACGGCGGCAGCGTCACGCTGACCAGCGCGGGCGCCGCCACCGTCAGCGCCAGCGCCGTCGTCACCACCAGCGCCAGCCGCACCGCCGGCAGCGGCGGCGAGATCACCGCCACCGCCGGCGGCGACCTGGTGATCGAGGGCGATCTCACCGCCAACGGCCGCAGCGGCAATGCCGACGACGGCGGCGGCGACGGCGGCTCGATCTCGCTCACCGGCGCCAGCATCCGCGCCGAGCGCGCCGCCAATCGCATCGCCGCGGTGGCGGGCAGCCCGGACGGCGTCGGGGGCGAGATCGAGCTCATCGCCGACATCGGCGACCTCAGCCTGCGCGGCCGCATCGATGCCTCGTCGCCCGGCAGCGACGGCAGCGGCGGCACCATCAGCCTCGACGCCGGCGGCGCCATCGCCCTCGGCGGCTCGATCCAGATCGGCGGCGGCGCGGATGGCGGCGGCGACGTCGACATCAGCAGCGAGACCACCATCACCGTCGCCGCCGGCGCCACCGTCAACGCCGCCGCCAGCGGCACGGGCGGGGGCGGCACCATCGACCTCGATGGCGCCGAGGTCGTCGTCGCCGGCAGCCTGATCGCCGACGGCGGCAACACCGCCGGCAGCACCGGCGGCAGCATCCGGCTCACCGCCTGCGAGCTGCGGATCGCCACCGGCGGCCGTCTCTCCAGCCTGCGCCCCTCCGGCGACAACACCCTGGTCGGCCGCGACCACAGCAGCATCGCCGGCACCCTGCGCGCCGACGTCGCCACGGGACTGAACCGCGCCCGCTACGCCGGCCCGGGCCACGCGCCGCAGATCCTCGCCGGCGCCTCGATCCAGCCGGCGCTGACGCTGGTGCAGGACGCCGCCATCATCCCCTGCGCCGGGGTCGACACGCCGACGCCGACGCCGACCGTCACCGTCACCGTGCCGCCGGGTTCCACCGACACGGCGACGCCGCCCCCCACGCCGACCGGCGACGCCCCGAACGGCTCGCCCAGCGAGACGCCGACCCCCACGCCGACGCCGCCGTTCTGCGTCGGCGACTGCACCGGCGACGGCAGCGTCTCGGTCGCCGACCTGATCGTCGGCGTCAACATCGCCCTCGGCAATCAGCCGGTCGACAACTGCCCCGCCTTCGACGTCAACGGCGACGGCATGGTGTCGATCAGCGAGCTGATCCAGGCGGTCGGCAACGCGCTCGACGGGTGCTGAACGCCGCGCCGACCGCGCGCGGCGCGCCAGCGCCCGACACTCACGTCGTCAGCACGACGACCGCGCTGCCCGGCGTCGTCTTCTTGCCCTCCGGGTTCTCGGTCCAGACCTCGAGCTCGACCAGCTTCTCGCCGTTCTCCTCCCACTTCCGCTTCACCCGGCCGCGGCAGACGATGTCCTGATGGGGGAAATCCATGCCGCGATACTGGCAGGCGATGCGGCGCACGCGGCCGTGATGACCGAGCCAGTTGGAGACCAGCTCGCCGAGCGCCGCGTACTTGAAGCGGCCGTGGACGATGATCGAGCCGATCTCCTTGGCCTGCGGAAAGTTGAAATCGTAGTGCAGCGGATTGAAGTCGCCCGAGCCGGCGGCGTACTTCACCAGTTGTTCGACGTCCGGCTTCTTGCGCAGCTCGGGCAGCGCGTCGCCTTCGTTGACCGATTCCCAGGTGATCGCCACGACGGCCTCCGCTCAATAGAAGATGGCCTGGCCGCGCTGCACCGCGACGCGCTGGCCGAGCTGGTTGGTGTACACGGTCTCGGTGGTCATCAGCAGCATCTTGCCGAGCGAGGGACTGACGCGAACGTCGAGGCCGGCGATGCGCGACACCACGGTCAGCGTGTCGCCGGCGCAGATGTCGCCGAAGTATTCGGTGTCGGTGCCGCCGTCGAGCAGCCCCTTGAGACCGTGGTTGACGCCGACCCGCGCCGCCCGCGGCGCGCTGAAGGTGTTGTCCGACTCGCCGGGAATGAACACCGGCGTGCCGAGATAGGTCGGCGGCGCCGGCAGGTTGCGGTAGCCGGCCGCCTGCGCCGCCGCGACGTCGAAGTAGACGCGGTCGGTGTAGCCGACGCCGCGCGCGAAGGCGCGCACGCTGGTCGTCGTCACCTCGGCCGTCCACGGCGGCGACTCGCGCCCGATCTGGGCCCGCATCTCGTCGCTGAGCTCGAATGCCTTCGCCATCGCCTGCCTCCCTCGCGGCCGGCCGTATAACGGGCAGCGGTCGCGGTGGCAACGGACCGGCGGCGTGCGGCATCCGGTCGCACGCCTTGACCTTGCCGAACCGGGCGCGCACTGTTTTGCACGGTGTTCATGCGGCGCATTCTTCTGCTCGCTGCCCTCGCGACCCTCGCGGCCGGACCGGCGGTCGCCGAGACCCCGTACGCGCTGCAGTTGCCGCGCGGCTTCCCGGCCCCGAACATCCCGGCCGACAATCCGCTCACCTGGGAGAAGATCGAGCTCGGGCGCTTCCTCTTCTACGACACCCGCCTGTCCGGAAATCAGACCTTCGCCTGCGCCACCTGCCATCAGCAGGCGTTGGCGTTCACCGACGGCCGCCCGCGCGCCGTCGGCTCGACCGGGGAGAGCCACCCGCGCGGCTCGATGTCGCTGGCCAACGTCGCCTACGCCGGCACCCTCGCCTGGAACAACCCCGGGCTCTTCGCGCTCGAGACGCAGGCGTTGATCCCGATGTTCGGCGAGCACCCGATCGAGCTCGGCCTCACCGGCAGGGAGGAGGAGCTGTTCGCCCGCCTGAAGGCCGACGCCCGCTACCGGCGCCTGTTCGCCGAAGCGTTCCCGGGCGAGGCGGATCCGGTGTCGCTCGACGCCATCACCAAGGCCATCGCCTCCTTCGAGCGGACCCTGATCTCCGGCAACTCGCCGTACGACCGCTACGCCCTCGGCCTCGACGACAACGCCATCTCCGCCTCCGCCAAGCGCGGCGAGGTGCTGTTCTTCGATGCCGACTTCGGCGCCGGCGTCTTCCGCGAATGCTCGCACTGCCACGGCGGCTTCAACTTCACCGCCTCGGTCGACCACTCGGGCACCATCGCCGAGCGGCCGATGCACAACAACGCGCTCTACAACCTGCGCTGCGCCGACTTCGGCCTGCCCGACATCGACCTGCCGCAGTGCGACACGACGCCGCCCGCGACCCAGTGCAGCGGCACCGGTCCACAGGCGATGGGCTGCTACCCGCCCGACAATACCGGCGCCTACAGCATCACCGGCAAGAGCGGCGACATGGGCAAGTTCAAGGCGCCGACCCTGCGCAACATCGCCGTCACCGGCCCGTACATGCACGACGGCAGCATCGCCACCCTCAGCGAGGTGCTCGACCACTACGCCGCCGGCGGCCGCACGATCAGCGACGGCCCCTACGCCGGCGTCGGCGCGGCGAGCCCGGCGCGCGGCCAGTTCATCGTCCGCTTCAACCTCACCGACAAGCAGCGCGCCGACCTGCTCGCCTTTTTCGACGCGCTCACCGACCAGGACTTCCTCACCAATCCGCGCTTCGCCGACCCGTTCCAGCCCGTCGCCTGCCCCGGCGACTGCTCGCTCGACGGCACCGTGACGGTGAACGATCTGGTCGCCGCGGTCGGCGTCAGCCTCGGCGATACCTCGCTGGCGCTGTGCGTGGCGGCCGACGAGGACGCCGACGGCGCGGTCAGCGTCGGCGAGCTGATCCGCGCCGTGCGCTCGCTGCTCGACGGATGCGCCGCCTGAGCGCGGCGGCGGCGGTCGCCGCCGTCGTCCTCGCGGCGACCGCGGCGCGCGCGACCGAGATCGACCAGCGCCTCGCGACGGTGCTGCGCCAGCCCGGCTGTCGCGGCGCCAAGGTCGCGGCCCTGGTGGTCGACGCCGCCTCCGGCGCCGAGCTGTTCGCCCACGATGCCGAGACGCCGCTGGCCCCGGCCTCGAACATGAAGGTCCTGACCGCGGTCGCCGCGTTGGCGGCCTTCGGTCCGGCGCACCAGTTCACCACCACCGTCGCCAGCGATCGCCCGCTCGACGCCGACGGGAGCGTCGGCGTGCTGGCGCTGCGCGGCGGCGGCGATCCGGCGCTCACCTCCGAAGAGTTGTGGCGGCTGGCCGCCGACCTGCAGCGGCGCGGCCTGCGCCGGGTGCGCGACGGCCTCCTGCTCGACGACTCGTACTTCGACGGCGAGCGCTGGAACCCGGCCTGGGGCGCCCCCTCGGCCCGCGCCTACCACGCGCCGGTGTCGGCGCTCACCGCCAACTACGGCGCCTTCTCGGTCGAGATCGCGCCGCCGGCGCGCGCCGGGCTGCCGGCGCGGGTCAGCATCGACCCGCCGCTGCCGTTCTTCGCCCTCAGCGATGCCGTGCGGGTCGGCGGCGACGCGCCGATCAGCGTCGAGCGCGACAGCGACGGCGGACGCGAGCGGGTCCGCGTCGGCGGCAGCGTCCGCGCCGGCGCCGCCGCCACCACCGTGCAGCGCAGCGTCACCGATCCGGTGCGCTACACCGCCGCCCTGCTCCGCCTGCAGCTCGCCGCGCTCGGCATCGCGGTCGAGGGTCCCGATCGGCTCGGCCCCCTGCCGCCGGACTATCGCGAGCTGCTCGCCTACCGCGGCCAGCCGCTGCGCGACATCGCCGCGTTGCTGATGAAGTGGAGCAACAACAACATCGCCGAGATGCTGGTGAAGAACCTCGGGGCGCGCGCCAGCGGCGCGCCGGGGAGCTGGGCGAGCGGCATCGCCGCCGTGCGCGCGCAACTGGCGGCCCTCGGCATCGAGCAGAACGGGCTGTCCATGCTCGACGGCTCCGGCCTCGCCGCCGCCGATCGGGTGACGCCGCGCACCCTGGTGAGCGCGCTGCGCGTCGCCCGCGCCTCGTTCGCCTTCGGCGCCGAGCTCGCCGCCGCCCTGCCGATCGCGGGCCGCGACGGCACGTTGGCGCACCGCGCCGGCGGGGCGCTCGACCGCGCCCGCGCCAAGACCGGCATGATCAACGGCGTCGCCTCGCTGTCCGGCTACGCCCGCGCCGGCGACGGCCGCGAGCTCGTCTTCTCCATCCTCAACAACGAATCCCCCGCCGGCGACCTGGCCGCCGTCGCCTGCAACGACGCCTTCGTCGAAGCCCTGGTGCAATAGCCGGAGGCCGCGCGGGAGCGCGGCCCAGGCTCACAGGGTGAGCGTGAAGTCGTCGATCAGCGCCCCGGGCAGGCGGGCGCTGTCGCGCGAGCGCTGGAAGTAGGTTCCCGGGTCGAGGATCAGCTCGCGCTCGGCGGTGAGACCGATCAGGCGCTCGCCGAGCATGCGGTACACGGTCTCGTCGAAGCGCATGACGTCGATCGGCGACTGGATCACCCCGCCCTCGACCCAGAAGGTCGCGAAGCGGGTCATCCCGGTGGTCCGGCACGCGGCGCGGTCGGAGAAGTTCAGGTACCAGAGGTTGCCGACGTAGATGCCGGTGCCGAGCTCGCCGAGCACGCGGTCGAGCGGCAGGGTCCCCGCCGCCATCTCGAGCGACGACGGCGTCTCCCCCGCCGAGGCGCCGTTGGTTGCCACCCCGTACTCGATCGCCGAGCGCGGCGACACCAGGCAGTCCCGATACGACCCGCCCTCGATCAACGACACCCGCGGCGGACGGATGAACCCCGCGTCCTGGAAGCCCGGCGCGATCCCTTCGGCGGTGTGCTCGGCCAGCGACACGTCCGGGTGCAGGCGGACCCCTTCCTCGATCATCTTGAGCAGCGGCGTCGTCTTCGTCCGGTGGGCGCGCAGACCGAAGCCGCCCCAACCGAGAACGCTCATCAACTCCCACAGCGCCGCCGGCGCCAGGTACACCCGATAGCGGCCCGGCGGGATCCTCCGCGACGGCTGCCGGAGCACCGTCATCTGTTCCGCCGACGCTTCAGCTTTGCGCGCCAACTCCCCGTCATCCCATGTAATCCCCGCGTAGGCGCCCTTCACCGCCTTGTCGGCGGCGTGGAAGAAGCTCCAGTCGAGGTTGAAGTTCTCGCTGCTGTCCCAGTTGCGTTGCCCGAAGGAGTTGGCGAAGCCGGCGTGCATGGCGCCGGCGGCGTAGATGCCGACCAGATCGCCATGCCGCGCCAGGGAACGGATCGCGGCCGTGGCGTCGGCCGCGGCGGGCAGCGCGGCGGCGACCCGTCGCGCGCTCGAACGCACCTCGGTGGCGTAGTGCAGGTACGGGTCCTCGGCGAGCTGCGCGCGCATGGCGCGCAGCTCGCCGATCAGGTGGGCGAGCCGGTCGCGGTCGCCCGCGGGATCGCCGCTCAGGGTCAGCGAACCGGCGGCGTGGCGCCGCCCCTCGATCAGGTCGACGCTGAGCGTCCGCTGCGTCACCGCGCCCGCCTGGCGGACCGCGCCGGCGTTGAAGCGCACGAACTCCGACTCCTCCCCGGCGAAGTAACAGGTGTAGATCTCCTCGCCGCGCAACAGCGGCGGGATGGCCTCGACGATGGTGGCGAACTCGGTCTGCATGGTGACGCGCGGGCTATGCGGCGGCGCCGCCGAAGACCTCGACGGCGCGGAACAGGCACGCCGGCGCGGCATGGCCGACGCGGATCACCTGGTTGGGTTCGCCCTTGCCGCACCACGGCGTCCCCAGCACCTGCAGGGTGTCCTCGCCGCCGACGCCCGCCAGGCTGCGCCAGAAGGTCGCGGAGATGCCGCGGTAGTTGGGATTCTTCACCACCTCGCCGAGCGCGCCGTCGACGATGCGCCGGCCCCACTCGCAGCCGAACTGGAACTTGTTGCGCGAGTCGTCGATCGACCACGAGCAGTTGGTCTCGACGTAGACGCCGCGCTCGACCGCGCCGACCAGCGCCGCCAGCGACTGATCGCCCGGCTCGAGGTTGAGATTCGCCATGCGATCGATCGGCGGCCGGTTCCAACTCG
It includes:
- the map gene encoding type I methionyl aminopeptidase, which encodes MTRKKRKRKDDRRPGASTLGPFEIEKMRAAGRFAGELLDLVEGQIRAGMSTADIDRLVDEATRARGAVSAPYRYHGFPAHCCTSVNDVVCHGIPDPERVLREGDIVNVDVTPILDGFHGDASRTFLIGEVSPKARQLVQDTYRALWRGISAVRPGATTGDIGHAIQSFVEPRGYSVVRQFSGHGIGRLFHTAPAILHYGKPGSGERLLPGMTFTIEPMINLGDWRCQVLRDGWTAVTVDGSLSAQFEHTLLVTERGVEVLTLGSHEQARIEPSPLAANVEPPLRVGAVV
- a CDS encoding EVE domain-containing protein, with the translated sequence MNYWLMKSEPGTYSWADLQRDRRTVWDGVRNFQARNNLRAMRPGDLALFYHSVNERSIPGVARIASAPYADPKAPDWTVVDVEPVHALKTPVTLERIKAEPALREMVLLRQSRLSVQPVRKAEFDAIVKIGGRQR
- a CDS encoding EthD domain-containing protein: MLKLLFCLHRLPRLSRGEFQRYWLETHGPLVRRHAAALRIRRYVQSHAGDGALDAALQANRGALPGYDGVAELWWDSAEELAAATASPQGRAASLALLEDERRFIDLGRSTLFVATEREIV
- a CDS encoding acyl-CoA synthetase gives rise to the protein MSEYGFWNLAQRDPQHLALVEPDGRAWRAGELLAEANRLVHGLRALGLQQGDCVATCLPNGAAMIVTYLAAMQSGWYLTPINNHLTAGEVGYIVGDCEAKAFIGAERFAAICAGAAREAGLPESACYAVGTVPGFRSFASLVEGQSAELPGDRVAGQVMNYTSGTTGRPKGVRRPLAPYDPDAVCSMFAMFLGMFGIQPHADNVHLCGSPLYHTAVLVFAASSLHYGHTVVLMDKWTPELCLEAIQRHRVTTSHMVPTQFHRLLALPEEVKRRYDVSSLRHMVHAAAPCPVDVKRRMLEWWGPVIYEYYAASEGGGTLVTPEEWLRYPGTVGRAWPSSEIRIYDDAGNPCPVDAPGTVYMALGAADFKYHKDDGKTAANRRDGFFTVGDIGYLNADGYLFLCDRKIDMIISGGVNIYPTEVEAQLLQHPKIADAAVFGIPHEDWGEEVKAVVEPAPGVTPGPALAEEILAWCGEHIARYKAPRSIDFVDSMPRDPNGKLYKRKLRDPYWAGRERAI
- a CDS encoding FKBP-type peptidyl-prolyl cis-trans isomerase, with protein sequence MFTRTTTVLALVLGLAAPAFSQAKLDTDEQKTIYALGVALSQSLQPYYLTPDEVKLVQQGLVDGLANKEQIDLKDYRAKLQQLAQDRAKTAAEAEKKDAQGFLDKMAKEKGAQKSESGLIFFELAPGNGESPKATDTVKVHYHGTLRDGTVFDSSKERGTPATFPLNRVIPCWTEAVQKMKVGGKAKIICPSSIAYGDRGAPPKIKPGAPLVFEVELLEIEKPAAGASGAPGAAPNPAEKPAEKPASK
- a CDS encoding MaoC family dehydratase N-terminal domain-containing protein translates to MAKAFELSDEMRAQIGRESPPWTAEVTTTSVRAFARGVGYTDRVYFDVAAAQAAGYRNLPAPPTYLGTPVFIPGESDNTFSAPRAARVGVNHGLKGLLDGGTDTEYFGDICAGDTLTVVSRIAGLDVRVSPSLGKMLLMTTETVYTNQLGQRVAVQRGQAIFY